A genomic window from Chaetodon auriga isolate fChaAug3 chromosome 13, fChaAug3.hap1, whole genome shotgun sequence includes:
- the mid1ip1a gene encoding mid1-interacting protein 1A: protein MMMQLLEAPNQKNSLFNAMNRFIGAVNNMDQTVMVPSLLRDVPLEEERGMSSLKSDEDEGDMYSYYQLLKSIRRDIEWGVKCAAADERRKEGMKITRMNSSASISSSTSLSSEEDEEEEDEDLEKQFQFHLAGLQGVLSKLTQQANSLTNRYKEEIGIGGWGQ from the coding sequence ATGATGATGCAGCTACTAGAAGCCCCCAACCAGAAAAACTCCCTCTTCAACGCCATGAACCGCTTCATCGGCGCCGTCAACAACATGGACCAGACCGTCATGGTGCCCAGCCTGCTGCGGGACGTCCCGCTGGAGGAGGAACGGGGCATGAGCTCCCTGAAATCGGACGAGGACGAGGGGGACATGTACAGCTACTACCAGCTGCTCAAGTCCATCCGCAGGGACATCGAGTGGGGCGTCAAGTGCGCAGCGGCCGATGAGAGGCGCAAGGAGGGCATGAAGATCACCCGCATGAACTCGTCCgcatccatctcctcctccacatcactGTCGTccgaggaagacgaggaggaggaagacgaggatcTGGAAAAGCAGTTCCAGTTCCACCTGGCCGGGCTGCAAGGGGTGCTCTCCAAGCTCACACAGCAGGCCAACTCTCTCACCAACCGCTACAAGGAGGAGATTGGGATCGGAGGATGGGGCCAGTAA